A single genomic interval of Chlorogloeopsis sp. ULAP01 harbors:
- a CDS encoding TonB-dependent siderophore receptor: MKSWRSLNVYLWLVVSTVGIITATFAQPVQALELGKKQNTIVTRIKRVSETEFPATSVKDLLSQSPTNPPVSPLTKGGRKGGVVPITGVKANPTDKGVEVILQTTLGEQLQVTNRSTGNNFIAEISGGQLRLPSGEAFTFRSEKPIAGITEITVANVDANIVRVTVIGEKALPTVELFDDNVGLVFGITSQTTAQNPTPPAAPLPLQRGGEGVGLEKPAAQQEDEPIELVVTGEQDGYRVPNASTATLTDTPIRDIPQSIQIVPQEVLRDRNAQTVFEAVETVSGVLDGSSNYGAPGGANIIRGFNSFDSGSLRNGFRDYDYYSVSSIGTIEQVEVLKGPASVLFSTQEPGGVINIVTKKPLSTPFYNVAFEAGNYGFYQPSIDFSGPLTTDGNVLYRFIASYRGAGSYQDFFNSNTTTIAPSITLKLGDRTDLNLSYEYVRYFADAPQFEVPLLSDGSLPPRSFYPAYPDLVLSDITTNRIGYTLNHRFSENWQIRNNLAIVLNQRVLNRVIFGTVVDERILTDAFAEESSSYADNYFGQIDLLGKFNTGSISHQLLAGFDVNYLEGGFRSDGATTVPDLDIFNPNYDIPKPEYLPGFAADDWSKNYGFYLQDQIAFSDNLKLLIGGRYDWVSSEYEILNNDIDEQVEDNGAFSPRIGLVYQPSDTVSLYASYSRSFKLSPGYLKNPDGRGFEPSRGTQYEVGVKTDFLDRKLSATLAAYHITKTNVTTPDPNDPSFSIQTGEVRSQGIELDVAGEILPGWKIIASYAYTDAEVTKDNAIPVGNQLESVPFNQASLWTTYEIQKGNLRGLGFGLGLFYIGERQGDLANSFELPSYLRTDAALYYRRDGFNAAINIRNLFDIDYVSYSAGRFVQRGAPFTIIGSIGWTF, from the coding sequence ATGAAAAGTTGGCGATCGCTCAACGTTTATCTTTGGTTGGTGGTGAGTACAGTAGGAATCATCACTGCTACATTTGCTCAACCTGTGCAAGCATTAGAATTAGGAAAAAAGCAGAACACAATTGTAACGAGAATTAAAAGAGTCAGTGAAACCGAGTTTCCTGCTACTAGCGTCAAAGATTTACTTTCTCAATCACCAACTAACCCCCCTGTTTCCCCCCTTACCAAGGGGGGACGGAAGGGGGGTGTTGTACCAATCACGGGAGTAAAAGCAAATCCCACAGACAAAGGTGTAGAGGTGATTTTACAGACAACTCTTGGAGAGCAACTACAAGTCACAAATCGCAGTACAGGTAATAATTTTATTGCAGAGATATCTGGCGGGCAATTGCGTTTACCATCGGGAGAGGCTTTCACCTTTCGCTCCGAGAAACCCATTGCGGGAATTACCGAGATAACAGTTGCGAATGTTGATGCAAATATTGTTCGAGTGACAGTGATAGGTGAGAAAGCTTTGCCCACAGTTGAGTTATTTGATGATAATGTCGGGCTGGTTTTTGGAATAACTTCACAGACAACGGCACAAAACCCCACCCCACCTGCAGCACCCCTCCCCTTACAAAGGGGAGGGGAAGGGGTGGGGTTAGAGAAACCGGCGGCGCAGCAAGAAGATGAACCGATTGAGTTGGTGGTGACGGGTGAGCAAGATGGATATCGGGTGCCGAATGCGAGTACTGCGACACTGACGGATACACCGATTCGGGATATCCCCCAGTCGATTCAGATTGTACCCCAGGAAGTATTGCGCGATCGCAATGCCCAAACAGTGTTTGAGGCAGTGGAAACCGTTAGTGGTGTTCTTGATGGTTCAAGCAATTATGGCGCGCCTGGTGGAGCTAACATCATCAGAGGATTTAATTCATTTGATTCAGGAAGTTTACGAAACGGTTTTCGAGATTATGATTACTATTCCGTGTCATCAATTGGGACAATTGAGCAGGTAGAAGTACTTAAAGGCCCAGCCTCAGTTCTATTCAGCACTCAGGAACCTGGTGGAGTTATTAATATTGTCACCAAGAAGCCCCTAAGTACACCTTTTTATAATGTCGCATTTGAAGCAGGTAACTATGGTTTCTACCAACCAAGTATCGACTTTTCTGGCCCATTAACAACAGATGGCAATGTGTTGTATAGATTTATCGCCAGCTATCGGGGTGCTGGAAGTTATCAGGATTTCTTTAACTCAAATACAACTACAATTGCACCTTCAATTACCCTGAAATTAGGAGATCGGACAGATCTGAATTTATCTTATGAATATGTTAGATATTTTGCAGATGCACCACAATTTGAAGTTCCGTTACTTAGCGATGGCAGCTTACCACCTCGAAGTTTTTATCCTGCTTATCCTGATTTAGTCTTATCAGATATCACAACCAACAGAATTGGCTACACTTTAAACCACAGATTTAGTGAAAATTGGCAAATTCGTAATAATCTGGCAATTGTTCTGAATCAGAGGGTTCTAAATCGAGTTATTTTTGGCACAGTCGTTGATGAGCGCATTTTAACAGACGCATTTGCTGAAGAATCTAGCTCTTATGCAGACAACTATTTTGGGCAGATTGACTTGCTTGGAAAGTTTAATACTGGATCAATTTCTCACCAACTTTTAGCAGGCTTTGATGTCAACTACCTTGAAGGTGGATTTCGATCTGATGGTGCCACCACAGTACCTGATTTAGATATTTTTAACCCAAACTACGATATTCCGAAACCTGAATATTTACCAGGTTTTGCAGCTGATGATTGGAGTAAAAATTACGGATTCTACCTTCAAGATCAAATTGCTTTTAGCGATAACTTGAAGCTACTAATTGGTGGCCGCTATGATTGGGTATCTTCTGAGTATGAAATACTAAATAATGATATTGATGAGCAAGTAGAAGATAATGGTGCCTTCAGCCCCCGGATTGGCTTAGTGTATCAACCCAGTGACACTGTTTCTCTCTACGCTAGCTACAGTCGCTCCTTCAAACTAAGCCCTGGATATTTAAAAAATCCAGATGGGAGAGGATTTGAACCAAGCAGGGGAACTCAATATGAAGTTGGTGTAAAAACAGACTTTTTAGACCGAAAGCTTTCGGCAACCCTAGCCGCTTATCATATCACCAAAACAAATGTGACTACTCCCGATCCCAACGATCCTAGCTTCTCTATTCAGACTGGAGAAGTTAGGAGTCAAGGAATTGAGTTGGATGTTGCAGGTGAGATTTTGCCCGGTTGGAAAATTATTGCCTCTTATGCCTATACCGATGCAGAAGTCACCAAAGATAACGCTATTCCTGTTGGCAATCAATTGGAGAGTGTACCATTTAATCAAGCCAGCCTTTGGACAACTTATGAAATTCAGAAAGGCAATTTAAGAGGCTTAGGGTTTGGTTTAGGATTATTTTATATTGGCGAGCGACAGGGCGATCTGGCAAATTCATTTGAACTACCCAGTTACTTACGCACCGATGCAGCACTTTACTATCGTCGAGATGGGTTTAATGCAGCGATTAACATTCGCAACTTGTTTGATATAGACTATGTCAGCTATTCCGCCGGAAGGTTCGTTCAGAGGGGTGCGCCGTTTACAATCATTGGCTCAATTGGTTGGACATTCTAA
- a CDS encoding AraC family transcriptional regulator, translating into MTITLTPHEDEELWDEAAQNSLQPSFIEPFESYSEMPSFLGSGYRKEIELHPELWLTIIDCELRDDYVLKRPSSNHPLQFGVLLSGIMKDDDCGWIGEKNTFISGGGIQRKMKVKSFQSFRMVGIDIEMSPDLLATFFPGKGGGIPPELKLLAKENDWQTLIYPEMTPSVRFLTQQIFNCPYQGITKRIYLQAKVLELTALQISPILTGGDFPQASPLKSDTIARIHHAKQIILSRLENPPSLIELAALVGVSDRTLRRGFRELFGTTVFGYLTQMRMEKAEQFLRGTNMTVAEVANLVGYTHLGHFAAAFKRRYGITPRECLLGKKSVSGL; encoded by the coding sequence ATGACGATCACACTCACACCACACGAAGATGAGGAACTTTGGGATGAGGCAGCACAGAATAGTCTGCAACCTTCATTTATAGAACCGTTTGAATCCTATTCAGAAATGCCTAGTTTCTTAGGAAGTGGCTATCGTAAAGAGATTGAACTACATCCCGAACTTTGGCTGACGATTATTGATTGTGAGTTACGCGATGATTATGTGCTCAAACGTCCAAGTTCAAATCATCCCTTGCAATTTGGTGTATTGCTTTCTGGGATCATGAAAGATGATGATTGTGGATGGATTGGGGAAAAAAATACGTTTATTTCTGGGGGTGGAATTCAACGGAAGATGAAGGTAAAGTCTTTTCAATCTTTTCGGATGGTTGGCATTGATATTGAGATGTCCCCCGATTTATTAGCAACTTTTTTCCCTGGTAAAGGTGGAGGGATTCCGCCAGAGTTAAAGTTATTAGCAAAGGAGAATGATTGGCAAACCCTAATTTATCCAGAAATGACTCCATCAGTGAGATTTTTGACACAACAAATATTTAATTGTCCCTATCAAGGAATTACAAAACGAATTTATTTACAAGCGAAAGTATTGGAGTTAACCGCTTTACAAATATCTCCTATCCTTACAGGTGGAGATTTTCCTCAAGCATCACCATTAAAATCGGATACCATTGCCCGGATTCATCACGCTAAACAAATTATTCTTTCTCGCTTAGAAAATCCTCCCTCGTTAATAGAATTAGCTGCATTGGTGGGGGTGAGTGATAGAACTCTCCGCCGAGGATTTCGAGAGTTATTTGGCACAACTGTATTCGGTTATCTCACTCAGATGCGGATGGAGAAAGCCGAGCAATTTTTGCGCGGAACTAATATGACAGTTGCCGAGGTTGCAAATCTGGTGGGTTATACTCACCTTGGACACTTTGCCGCAGCCTTTAAGCGCAGATATGGCATTACGCCCAGAGAATGTTTGTTGGGTAAAAAGTCCGTATCGGGACTGTGA
- a CDS encoding iron-siderophore ABC transporter substrate-binding protein — MRYFLRWLILGIFGFTLVTAYSHHTSQNISSPSRLPAAQCRMVKHTMGKTCVPINPQRVVTLSLATLGNVLALGVKPIGTTNEVQIENNSLTYLQEKTEGIKLIGLSQPNLEATLLLKPDLIIGVDWFKPIYPLLSKIAPTVLGELDYSTWEKHLSFVAEVLGKQETEKALWQHYYQRIEELKQALGNRYQDKKISFIYIGRNQINIDAKNSYAGSIISDVLLQRPASQNVDAPYGAFPISLEELKKADGDILFVTTFSINGNEFLKKQQQKPLWKTLKAVQENHVYYVDFMSWAASNMLGTDAVIDDLFKYLVNTH; from the coding sequence ATGCGATATTTTTTGCGTTGGCTAATATTGGGTATTTTCGGATTTACTTTAGTTACAGCCTATAGTCATCACACATCCCAAAATATATCCTCTCCCTCTAGATTACCAGCCGCACAATGTCGCATGGTTAAACATACAATGGGGAAAACTTGTGTTCCTATTAACCCTCAGCGTGTTGTCACTTTATCTTTAGCTACTTTAGGCAATGTATTGGCACTTGGTGTTAAACCCATCGGTACTACCAACGAAGTTCAGATAGAAAACAACTCTTTGACATACCTTCAAGAAAAAACAGAGGGAATAAAACTCATCGGACTTTCTCAACCGAATTTAGAAGCAACATTACTACTTAAACCAGATTTAATTATAGGTGTAGATTGGTTCAAACCAATTTATCCTTTATTATCCAAAATTGCTCCTACAGTCTTAGGTGAACTTGATTACTCAACTTGGGAAAAACACCTGAGTTTTGTGGCTGAAGTATTAGGAAAGCAAGAAACTGAAAAAGCACTTTGGCAACACTATTATCAGCGCATAGAAGAACTAAAACAAGCTTTAGGTAATCGCTATCAAGACAAAAAAATATCTTTTATATATATTGGGCGCAACCAAATAAACATTGATGCCAAAAACTCTTATGCTGGCTCAATTATTAGTGATGTGCTTTTACAACGTCCAGCCTCACAGAATGTTGACGCACCCTATGGAGCTTTTCCTATTTCTCTAGAGGAATTAAAAAAAGCAGATGGTGATATTTTATTTGTGACAACTTTTTCAATTAATGGCAATGAATTTCTTAAAAAACAACAACAAAAGCCACTTTGGAAAACCCTTAAGGCTGTTCAAGAAAATCACGTTTATTATGTTGATTTTATGTCATGGGCGGCAAGCAATATGCTGGGAACTGATGCAGTAATTGATGACCTCTTCAAATACCTAGTCAACACACACTAA
- a CDS encoding TonB-dependent receptor encodes MLNLWQRSLFLTSMFCVLGVQAVWAENASVVASDTCGAECQRTEPSTVATPARLQQRQIPIRRVRDLEKVSKRVEDLFAQQPNTPAPALIQITGVKANPTDKGVEVILETDQGQQLQVINRSTGNNFIADIPNAQLRLPSGDAFTFRSEKPLTDITEIVVTNVDINTVRVTVVGEKALPTVELFDDNVGLVFEITSAATATQNPTPPTAPLPLVRGGEGEGLPQPEEPTAQEDEPIELVVTGEQNGYRVQESTTGTRTDTPLRDIPQSIQVVPQQVLRDQQINRLDDALRNVPGVTQDFNSGPSLTYRIRGFEALNNNLLRNGQVDAGAGEVVELSSVERVEVLKGPASVLFGLGNPGGSINIITKRPLSEPFYAIDATVGNYSFYRGAIDLSGPLNDSKTVLYRFNTAYRNSGSFIDFYNSEHFNISPVVSVAISERTNLTLDGDYIYTRDSGFTPFVPVVGSVLSNPNGKIPRHRNVGEPSDEINASLTRLGYQLEHKFSDNWSLRSAFLYNFRDYSDKRTLPGALQADSRTLNRSYREFDFESTSYNLSTNVVGKFSTGSIGHQLLFGVDLNSYENKVPSFRSATAAPLDIFNPVYGQLPGELGDEFINTTLTNSLGIYLQDQISLTDNFKVLLGVRFDAFDQKSEDFSANTESNLSDSAFSPRFGIVYQPIPAISLYASYVSSFTPGSGVFLFGGSLDNNVEPERGRQYEIGVKADLSDRLSATLAFYDLTRTNVLTDDPDNPGFQIQTGEQNSQGIELSLTGQILPGWNIFAGYAYTDARITEDNTFEVGNQLPNTPYHSFNLWTTYEIQMGELQGLGFGLGLFFVGDRAGDLDNTYDIPSYLRTDAAIFYNRDRFRVGLNFRNLFDISYFENGSSATRVNYGQPFTVLGTVSWQF; translated from the coding sequence GTGTTGAATTTGTGGCAGCGATCGCTTTTTCTAACAAGTATGTTTTGTGTTCTGGGTGTACAAGCGGTATGGGCAGAGAATGCTAGTGTGGTTGCAAGCGATACCTGCGGCGCGGAATGCCAACGCACAGAGCCGTCAACTGTTGCCACACCAGCACGATTACAACAGAGGCAAATCCCCATCCGTCGAGTCAGAGATTTAGAGAAGGTTTCTAAGCGTGTGGAAGATTTGTTTGCTCAACAGCCAAATACCCCAGCACCCGCACTCATCCAAATCACAGGAGTGAAAGCCAATCCTACCGACAAGGGTGTGGAGGTAATTTTAGAAACAGATCAAGGGCAACAACTGCAAGTCATAAATCGCAGTACGGGTAATAATTTTATTGCTGATATTCCTAACGCACAGTTGCGTTTACCATCGGGCGATGCTTTCACATTTCGCTCAGAAAAACCGCTTACGGATATTACTGAGATAGTAGTTACAAATGTTGATATAAATACTGTTCGCGTGACAGTGGTAGGTGAGAAAGCTTTGCCAACGGTTGAGTTATTTGATGACAATGTAGGGCTGGTTTTTGAGATTACTTCTGCTGCAACAGCAACGCAAAACCCCACCCCGCCTACGGCACCCCTCCCCTTGGTAAGGGGAGGAGAAGGGGAGGGGTTACCACAACCAGAGGAACCAACAGCCCAGGAAGATGAGCCGATTGAGTTGGTGGTGACGGGAGAGCAAAATGGGTATCGCGTACAAGAGTCGACAACGGGAACAAGAACTGATACACCTTTGCGTGACATTCCTCAATCGATTCAGGTAGTACCACAACAAGTTTTGCGCGATCAACAAATTAACCGCTTAGATGATGCGCTCAGAAATGTTCCCGGTGTCACTCAAGATTTTAATTCTGGCCCTTCCCTTACTTATAGAATTCGTGGATTTGAGGCATTGAATAATAACTTGCTCAGAAATGGACAAGTTGACGCGGGGGCTGGGGAAGTGGTTGAACTTTCCAGTGTTGAGCGAGTCGAAGTTCTCAAAGGGCCTGCGTCTGTGTTATTTGGTTTAGGTAATCCAGGTGGAAGCATCAACATAATTACTAAACGTCCTTTGAGTGAACCTTTTTATGCTATTGATGCAACTGTTGGTAACTACAGTTTCTACAGGGGTGCAATTGACTTATCAGGGCCGTTAAATGACTCAAAAACTGTATTGTATCGCTTCAATACAGCCTACAGAAATTCAGGTAGTTTTATTGATTTCTACAATAGTGAACACTTCAATATATCACCTGTCGTCAGTGTGGCGATCAGTGAAAGAACTAACTTGACTTTAGACGGAGACTATATCTATACAAGAGATTCTGGATTCACACCTTTCGTACCCGTCGTTGGCTCTGTACTATCTAACCCCAATGGTAAAATTCCCCGTCATCGCAACGTTGGTGAACCATCCGATGAAATAAACGCATCATTGACAAGGCTGGGATACCAACTAGAACACAAATTTAGCGATAATTGGTCATTACGTAGTGCTTTTCTCTACAATTTTCGTGATTACAGTGACAAAAGAACGCTTCCCGGAGCATTGCAAGCAGATAGCCGTACCCTGAATCGTTCCTACCGAGAATTCGACTTTGAAAGCACGTCTTATAATCTAAGTACAAATGTTGTTGGCAAGTTTTCTACTGGTTCAATTGGGCATCAACTACTATTTGGGGTTGATTTGAATAGTTATGAGAACAAAGTGCCAAGTTTTAGAAGTGCTACGGCTGCACCACTTGATATCTTCAATCCTGTTTACGGTCAATTACCAGGTGAGCTTGGTGATGAATTTATTAACACAACACTCACCAACTCATTAGGAATTTATTTGCAAGATCAAATTTCATTGACAGATAACTTCAAGGTGCTACTGGGTGTGAGATTTGATGCTTTTGATCAAAAATCGGAAGATTTCTCTGCTAACACAGAAAGCAACTTGTCTGATAGTGCATTTAGCCCTCGGTTTGGAATTGTTTATCAACCTATCCCTGCTATTTCGCTGTATGCCAGCTATGTCAGTTCATTTACTCCTGGCAGCGGTGTATTTCTTTTTGGCGGCAGTCTGGACAATAACGTTGAGCCAGAACGCGGTAGACAGTATGAGATTGGGGTGAAAGCAGATTTAAGCGATCGCCTTTCAGCAACACTGGCATTCTATGATTTAACTCGTACTAATGTCTTAACAGATGACCCCGATAATCCAGGGTTTCAAATCCAAACTGGTGAGCAAAATAGCCAAGGTATTGAACTGAGTTTGACGGGTCAAATTTTGCCAGGATGGAATATTTTTGCAGGCTACGCCTATACCGATGCCCGCATTACTGAAGATAATACTTTTGAAGTTGGAAACCAATTGCCCAATACCCCGTATCATTCTTTTAACTTATGGACAACCTACGAAATTCAAATGGGTGAATTACAAGGTTTAGGCTTTGGTTTAGGTTTGTTTTTTGTAGGCGATCGCGCTGGAGATTTGGACAATACTTATGATATACCTAGCTATCTTCGGACTGATGCAGCTATTTTCTATAACCGAGATAGATTTAGAGTAGGACTCAACTTTAGAAACCTATTTGACATAAGCTATTTTGAAAATGGATCTAGTGCTACTCGTGTTAACTATGGGCAACCTTTTACGGTTTTAGGAACAGTTTCCTGGCAGTTTTAA
- a CDS encoding AraC family transcriptional regulator, whose protein sequence is MTITLSQQAFDELFHEMVEPSQHPDPDDKLDVVYKYPRRLGQGYWRRIELRQGLELIVGNVQMRTRMVIIQPEQEHELLEYHFHFSGEHHDKYRTVSGGEYSFLGSGLDPKQTSYCSDQNSFLEISIYMQPQLLYSFAANSEGQLPQALQPWIRQSHQTYYCRCGTATPAMRTVAKQIIQCPYQGIAKRLYLEGKALELMGLLVAQEIEIKDGNNHLHTLKPDVVERIYHARDILLKRLNNPPSFMELSRAVGLNDYLLKQGFRQVFGTTAFNYLHHYRLEQARELLETGDLKVSEISNMVGFVSHSYFATAFKKKFGLCPKQYQMQQKKSFQR, encoded by the coding sequence ATGACAATCACCCTTTCCCAGCAAGCCTTTGATGAACTATTTCATGAGATGGTGGAACCTTCCCAACACCCAGATCCAGATGATAAGTTGGACGTAGTATACAAATATCCGCGCCGACTGGGACAAGGTTACTGGCGAAGAATCGAGTTGCGTCAAGGCTTGGAGTTGATCGTTGGCAATGTACAAATGCGCACTCGCATGGTCATCATACAGCCAGAACAGGAACATGAGTTGTTAGAGTATCACTTTCATTTTTCTGGGGAGCATCATGATAAATACAGAACTGTTAGCGGAGGTGAATATAGTTTCCTGGGGAGTGGACTAGATCCAAAGCAAACCAGTTATTGTTCAGATCAAAACTCCTTTCTGGAGATAAGTATCTATATGCAGCCTCAACTACTATATTCTTTTGCTGCCAATTCAGAAGGACAATTACCCCAGGCACTGCAACCGTGGATTCGGCAATCTCATCAAACGTATTACTGCCGTTGTGGAACTGCAACACCTGCAATGCGAACTGTTGCAAAGCAAATTATCCAGTGTCCTTATCAGGGAATTGCCAAGCGCCTGTATTTGGAAGGTAAAGCTTTAGAGTTAATGGGGCTGTTGGTTGCACAGGAGATAGAAATAAAGGATGGTAATAACCACCTACACACTTTGAAGCCAGATGTAGTAGAAAGAATTTACCATGCCAGAGATATTTTGCTAAAACGATTGAATAATCCGCCTTCGTTTATGGAACTGTCAAGGGCAGTGGGTTTAAACGATTATTTGCTTAAACAGGGATTTCGTCAGGTATTTGGCACAACCGCTTTTAATTATTTACATCACTATCGCCTAGAACAAGCCCGTGAACTCCTAGAAACTGGAGATTTGAAAGTGTCAGAAATTTCTAACATGGTTGGGTTTGTTAGCCATAGCTACTTTGCCACAGCCTTTAAGAAAAAATTTGGTCTTTGTCCAAAGCAATATCAAATGCAGCAGAAAAAATCCTTCCAGCGATAA
- a CDS encoding MarR family transcriptional regulator: MVTLRPFVNRQALEQLANIFPELDLASVESCLAFLATTIDVYAALDVHFARYGLSMGKFTLLMQLFVVDEKGLTPSECAERAGVTRATITGLLDGLERDGLVKRQPYPDDRRMLSVQLTDKGRQLLSQMLPDHFCRTTGLMANLTDKEKKTLIELLAKLKSGTPAMLEP; this comes from the coding sequence GTGGTTACGTTACGCCCCTTTGTCAATCGCCAAGCTTTAGAACAACTTGCCAATATTTTTCCAGAATTAGATCTAGCTTCTGTAGAGAGTTGTCTAGCTTTTCTTGCTACTACTATTGATGTTTATGCAGCTTTAGACGTTCACTTTGCTCGCTATGGTCTTTCGATGGGAAAATTTACTTTACTAATGCAGTTGTTTGTCGTTGACGAAAAGGGGTTAACACCATCCGAATGTGCAGAACGTGCAGGTGTAACAAGAGCAACTATCACGGGACTTTTAGATGGATTAGAACGAGATGGATTAGTTAAACGTCAGCCTTACCCAGATGATCGGCGGATGTTGAGCGTGCAATTAACGGACAAAGGACGGCAACTACTGTCTCAAATGTTACCAGATCATTTTTGCCGTACCACTGGTTTAATGGCGAATCTGACTGACAAAGAGAAAAAGACGTTGATTGAACTATTGGCGAAGTTAAAGTCTGGAACTCCTGCAATGCTTGAACCGTAA